GCAAAAAATGCTGCGCAGCAAAGTGCGTTTTCAGCGCTCAAGGATCAGGTCAGAGCCAAGCGCTATAGCCTCGCCAATAGCGCCGGAATTGCGCTGGGAAGCGATTATCATTTTGATCTCACACGCCCCGGCATTGCCATTTATGGCGGTGTGGTGCGTCCCGAATTGTGCGACAACATCAGACAGGTTGTCTATCCCAAGGCAGCGATATTGCAGACGCGCGATGCGCCTAAAGGCTCAACCCTGGGCTATAACGGCATCTATACCGCGCCGCATGATATGCGTCTGGCGACGATCTCGCTGGGTTATGCCGATGGTTATTTGCGTGGGTTTTCCAATAAGGGCCATGTGCATCTTGGCGGACAGGACTTGCCGGTTGTCGGACGCGTGTCGATGGACCTGACAATTATCGACATTACCGAAGCGACCGATGTCGGTGAGGGCGATTGGGTTGATGTCGATTATAGTTTGCCTGAGGCTGCTGCAGCATCGGGTCTGTCGCAATATGAGCTACTGACGGTCTTGGGCAGCCGCTTCCAACGTCGCTGGTCCTGAGTCTTGAAGCATATGCATATACCTAGCTGATCGGAGTTTCGATGCTGTTGCTATTTGCCAAATCACTCATGTTTTTCAATGCATTACATGGGCTTGTTGTACTTGTGTACGGTCGCGTAATCACACAGCAGTATCCAGAGTTATTAGTAGCTATGCTGGCTTTGGCTACTTTGCTTGCGCACTTCACTTTTAAGACGGCATCTCCTAGGCTCTTAACGAAAGCTGGCAACTGGTTGTTTTACGCTATAATGGCAGTTTTGACTGTGTTCTTTTTGGAAACTGTATATTCATTATATAAATCAATATATTATGGTTATAGCCTTCAACCATATGGAGTTAGACTGATCCTGCTCTTAACAGGCAGCGCCGATTATGCTGAAAGCGATAGCATCTATGGATTTATCGAGATTTTAGGGTCTATTACACTTGCGCTAATTATAAACCATAAGATGACCCCATCAGACCAGAAACCTTAATGATTTCTCTAATTGTTGACCAGCCACTCACTAATATCTTTCCAGCTTCTCTGCTTGGCGCTGCCACCGACAACCATCCCGACATGCCCGCCGGCGTAGACATGGCGATTGGCAAAGCCCGCTGATGTCGCCATTGGCGTGATCTGATCGCTTGCCGACACCAGTTCCAGCGCAGGTGCCTGGACGGCATCTGGCGAAATCTGTGTTCCATCAATCTTCCACTGTCCCTCAACCGAAGCATTCTTCTCGATAAATTCGCTAAAAAGCTGATCCGCAAAAGCAAAGGGCAGGGGCTCGCCGCCATTGGCCCAGTCTTCAATTGCGACAAAGATCGCTCTGCCAGGGCTGTCGGCATCCATTTTGCCAAAGGCGCGATATTTCTCTACCACGCGCCTTTTGTCGAGTGACCAGAAACCCTGCTGCACCATTTCGATGGGGGCGACCCGCATGGCTTTGCATTGCGCCCGGTTACGCGCCCATAAAGCCATCATCTCGCTGCGGCGATCAGGTCCATAGCCGGAAAAATCCCAGGGGCTGGCGATCAGGGTCAGGCTGCGTATCTCGCTCAAACACGCCGCGCCCAACGCCAGT
The sequence above is drawn from the Parasphingorhabdus sp. SCSIO 66989 genome and encodes:
- the alr gene encoding alanine racemase; the encoded protein is MRTLRLDLDSDALVENWRVLDRMSGSASTGAAVKAEGYGLGGRAVTEKLREAGCSDFFVAHWTEARDILRATSEAGISVLHGVGSNDLDLASQMPAKPVINSLAQAKVWIEAGGGLCDLMIDTGMFRLGLAPEEVSDPLIGKLKIDICMSHLASADEDCAKNAAQQSAFSALKDQVRAKRYSLANSAGIALGSDYHFDLTRPGIAIYGGVVRPELCDNIRQVVYPKAAILQTRDAPKGSTLGYNGIYTAPHDMRLATISLGYADGYLRGFSNKGHVHLGGQDLPVVGRVSMDLTIIDITEATDVGEGDWVDVDYSLPEAAAASGLSQYELLTVLGSRFQRRWS
- a CDS encoding alpha/beta fold hydrolase; protein product: MAGNLPLASKDDAPQHGPRPLPLFLEMAREQLQHDPEAMAELLHGLSAFQSAARPAAKSEAFVIGTQGPVTVTRHASADLNRDIDVLIVPSPINAPQILDMVEGRSLIAHLEAQGLGCGLLHWGAITPQRGDETISSFVADYLRPLLQRQKRPVHLVGYCLGGLLALGAACLSEIRSLTLIASPWDFSGYGPDRRSEMMALWARNRAQCKAMRVAPIEMVQQGFWSLDKRRVVEKYRAFGKMDADSPGRAIFVAIEDWANGGEPLPFAFADQLFSEFIEKNASVEGQWKIDGTQISPDAVQAPALELVSASDQITPMATSAGFANRHVYAGGHVGMVVGGSAKQRSWKDISEWLVNN